In Kryptolebias marmoratus isolate JLee-2015 linkage group LG11, ASM164957v2, whole genome shotgun sequence, the following proteins share a genomic window:
- the LOC108244108 gene encoding mannose-binding protein C-like, whose translation MRLCLLLCIFCLTAPSGYGQDKGPCPQCETGDTGIPVCCVGPVGPAGPPGPRGRTGQTGPPGPPGPAIMCGREIFSFIERDFETLKKTTAKLELAINFGFVRKVGQKYFVSNKETDSFSKAVEFCSQQGLELALPQSEEENRILTQLIGEADKTAWINVNNKKAEGDFRSDLKNRPLTFTKWGEGEPDDSIQGTGCTMVSETGMWRVTQDCSLNTYIICQI comes from the exons ATGAGGCTTTGTCTTCTCCTCTGTATTTTCTGCCTGACGGCTCCTTCAGGCTACGGTCAGGACAAGGGTCCTTGTCCTCAATGTGAAACAGGAGATACGGGAATACCTGTGTGCTGTGTTGGACCAGTTGGACCAGCTGGACCACCAG GACCACGAGGACGTACAGGACAAACAGGACCACCAGGACCACCAGGACCAGCTATAATGTGTGGACGAG aaatcttcagttttattgaacGTGATTTTGAAACACTGAAGAAGACGACTGCAAAGTTAGAGCTTG CAATAAATTTTGGCTTTGTGAGAAAGGTCGGTCAGAAATACTTTGTGTCCAACAAGGAGACAGACTCTTTCTCGAAGGCCGTTGAGTTCTGCTCCCAACAAGGCTTAGAGCTGGCTCTGCCCCAGAGTGAGGAGGAGAACCGCATTCTGACTCAGCTGATCGGCGAAGCTGACAAAACAGCCTGGATCAAcgtcaataataaaaaagcagaagggGATTTTAGGTCTGATCTGAAAAATCGTCCTCTGACCTTTACCAAATGGGGTGAAGGAGAGCCGGATGACAGCATTCAGGGTACAGGCTGCACCATGGTGTCTGAGACCGGCATGTGGAGAGTGACACAGGACTGCTCTCTGAACACTTACATCATCTGTCAGATATAG
- the LOC108229692 gene encoding mannose-binding protein C-like, with translation MRLCLLLCIFCLTAPSGYGQDKGPCPQCETGDTGIPVCCVGPVGPAGPPGPQGRPGVRGTQGFIGPPGPAIMCGLEIFSFIEQDFETLKKTTAKLELAAGFDFMRKVGQKYFVSNKETDSFSKAVEFCSQQGLELALPQSEEENRILTQLIGEADKTAWINVNNKRAEGNFGSDMKNQPLTFTKWGEGEPDDSIQGTGCTMVSETGMWRVTQDCSLNAHIICQI, from the exons ATGAGGCTTTGTCTTCTCCTCTGTATTTTCTGCCTGACGGCTCCTTCAGGCTACGGTCAGGACAAGGGTCCTTGTCCTCAATGTGAAACAGGAGATACGGGAATACCTGTGTGCTGTGTTGGACCAGTTGGACCAGCTGGACCACCAG GACCACAAGGACGACCAGGAGTACGAGGAACACAAGGATTTATAGGACCACCAGGACCAGCTATAATGTGTGGACTAG aaatcttcagttttattgaacAGGATTTTGAAACACTGAAGAAGACGACTGCAAAGTTAGAGCTGG CTGCAGGCTTTGACTTTATGCGGAAGGTCGGTCAGAAATACTTTGTGTCCAACAAGGAGACAGACTCTTTCTCGAAGGCCGTTGAGTTCTGCTCCCAACAAGGCTTAGAGCTGGCTCTGCCCCAGAGTGAGGAGGAGAACCGCATTCTGACTCAGCTGATCGGCGAAGCTGACAAAACAGCCTGGATCAACGTCAATAATAAAAGAGCAGAGGGGAATTTTGGGTCTGATATGAAAAATCAACCTCTGACCTTTACCAAATGGGGTGAAGGAGAGCCGGATGACAGCATCCAGGGTACAGGCTGCACCATGGTGTCTGAGACCGGCATGTGGAGAGTGACACAGGACTGCTCTCTGAACGCTCACATCATCTGTCAGATATAG
- the LOC108228785 gene encoding pulmonary surfactant-associated protein D-like translates to MRLCLLLCIFCLTAPSGYGQDKGPCPQCETGDTGIPVCCVGPVGPAGPPGPSGRHGFDGIPGLPGPSGFQGSPGLPGLQGPPGPAIMCGREIFSFIEQDFETLKKTTAKLELAAGFDFMRKVGQKYFVSNKETDSFSKAVEFCSQQGLELALPQSEEENRILTQLIGEADKTAWINVNNKRAEGNFRSDMKNQPLTFTKWGEGEPDDSIQGTGCTMVSETGMWRVTQDCSLNAHIICQI, encoded by the exons ATGAGGCTTTGTCTTCTCCTCTGTATTTTCTGCCTGACGGCTCCTTCAGGCTACGGTCAGGACAAGGGTCCTTGTCCTCAATGTGAAACAGGAGATACGGGAATACCTGTGTGCTGTGTTGGACCAGTTGGACCAGCTGGACCACCAG GACCATCTGGACGTCACGGATTTGATGGAATTCCAGGACTACCAGGACCATCAGGATTTCAAGGATCACCAGGATTACCAGGACTACAGGGACCACCAGGACCAGCTATAATGTGTGGACGAG aaatcttcagttttattgaacAGGATTTTGAAACACTGAAGAAGACGACTGCAAAGTTAGAGCTTG CTGCAGGCTTTGACTTTATGCGGAAGGTCGGTCAGAAATACTTTGTGTCCAACAAGGAGACAGACTCTTTCTCGAAGGCCGTTGAGTTCTGCTCCCAACAAGGCTTAGAGCTGGCTCTGCCCCAGAGTGAGGAGGAGAACCGCATTCTGACTCAGCTGATCGGCGAAGCTGACAAAACAGCCTGGATCAACGTCAACAATAAAAGAGCAGAGGGGAATTTTAGGTCTGATATGAAAAATCAACCTCTGACCTTTACCAAATGGGGTGAAGGAGAGCCGGATGACAGCATCCAGGGTACAGGCTGCACCATGGTGTCTGAGACCGGCATGTGGAGAGTGACACAGGACTGCTCTCTGAACGCTCACATCATCTGTCAGATATAG
- the LOC108228784 gene encoding pulmonary surfactant-associated protein A-like: MKVYFLFIFCLMAPATHSQLPGLPGPKGEKGDPGFPGLPGKPGIFGMPGVKGEFGADGRPGLPGQKGEYGAPGMTGPPGPVIMCGRDHIGSLKRDVDALMRTAAQLDQAVNFDFVRKVGQKYFVSNKETDSFSKAVEFCSQQGLELALPQSEEENRILTQLIGEADKTAWINVNNKKAEGDFRSDLKNQPLTFTKWGEGEPDDSIQGTGCTMVSETGMWRVTQDCSLNTYIICQI, translated from the exons ATGaaggtttattttctctttattttctgcttgatgGCTCCTGCAACACACAGTCAGCTGCCAGGTCTTCCTGGTCCCAAAGGTGAAAAGGGAGATCCAGGATTTCCAGGACTACCTGGAAAACCTGGAATATTTGGAATGCCTG GAGTGAAGGGAGAATTTGGGGCTGATGGACGACCTGGATTACCTGGGCAGAAAGGAGAGTATGGAGCACCTGGAATGACAGGACCACCTGGACCAGTTATCATGTGTGGAAGAG ATCATATTGGTTCTTTAAAAAGAGATGTTGATGCACTGATGAGGACCGCTGCACAGTTAGACCAGG CAGTAAATTTTGACTTTGTGAGAAAGGTCGGTCAGAAATACTTTGTGTCCAACAAGGAGACAGACTCTTTCTCGAAGGCCGTTGAGTTCTGCTCCCAACAAGGCTTAGAGCTGGCTCTGCCCCAGAGTGAGGAAGAGAACCGCATTCTGACTCAGCTGATAGGCGAAGCTGACAAAACTGCCTGGATCAACGTCAACAATAAAAAGGCAGAAGGGGATTTTAGGTCTGATCTGAAAAATCAACCTCTGACCTTTACCAAATGGGGTGAAGGAGAGCCGGATGACAGCATCCAGGGTACAGGCTGCACCATGGTGTCTGAGACCGGCATGTGGAGAGTGACACAGGACTGCTCTCTGAACACTTACATCATCTGTCAGATATAG